One window of the Salvelinus fontinalis isolate EN_2023a chromosome 2, ASM2944872v1, whole genome shotgun sequence genome contains the following:
- the LOC129821894 gene encoding gastrotropin-like, with product MAFAGKWETESQEGYDEFCKLFGIPDDIIEKGRDYKLITEVVQNGNEFSWSQLYPTNKTISNKFVIDQECDMETIGGKKFKATVTMEGGKLSTKFPNYHHTSEISGGKLIETSISGSVVLKRTSRKI from the exons ATGGCCTTTGCTGGAAAGTGGGAAACTGAGTCCCAGGAAGGATACGATGAATTCTGCAAGCTCTTTG GCATCCCTGATGACATCATTGAGAAGGGTCGTGACTACAAGCTCATTACTGAGGTGGTGCAGAACGGCAATGAGTTCTCATGGTCCCAGCTCTATCCCACAAACAAGACCATCAGCAACAAGTTTGTCATTGACCAGGAATGTGACATGGAGACTATTGGAGGGAAAAAGTTCAAG GCCACAGTTACAATGGAGGGGGGCAAGCTGAGCACGAAATTCCCCAACTACCaccacacatctgaaatcagcGGAGGAAAGCTGATTGAG ACCTCAATCTCGGGCTCAGTCGTGCTGAAAAGAACCAGCAGGAAGATCTAA
- the pwwp2a gene encoding PWWP domain-containing protein 2A → MAAVAAEPGAVAVLTTTAGDCGELEPVPAVPGAKLDSDATQQYAPVIDLVHQLKDGDAVQECSQVQMELVSRPDQEAAGKVLAACAEDEHIDTGCLMVGVENTDNHSREGYGSKYTMSRAERLKQFFSPNVDPANELSKHEPYACHQNSSISDSQPSVVFLHSFPAHPVTTEAGLSLAEPAEPMTNYYQNTELTQPTIIECDYRALIKPSHEAELEPESADDAPSGTEYKAESSEDASLEHPQSIEHVDSLPVLEKETLLGTPMETGYIYDFLSITNQNSPSPELPVMAVGQVPSSAELGDSCSRQRSLETNFHESETVLKPPHPVPVAETEEVQSESVDNLIPGSEVRVSLDHIIDDALVVSFRLGEKIFSGVLMDLSKRFGPYGIPITVFPKREYKDKPESMQLKTETFQPEKVEKPVQENPDSQVIAIPEPNPDPQPKPNPWTSKPPPLFQEGAPYPPPLFIRDTYNQSLPQPPPRKIKRPKRRLYREEPTSIMNAIKLRPRQVLCDKCKGTVMTVDKREPRRGPVSDSRGEDAKRRRNDSAATVSKRPRNEPRSEEKRHAAEVSKRQASGIRVSSSSSLGQVKGGAGGNRVLRTTSTTTTSPVNSSSRVQLNAKKVLQSKNVDHSKAREVLKLAKAQKRQREATVVTGSSGNAKTMTRAAALQEAHAHQKVHFTRRLQQISGVGPSNATPLPPRMRIKPQRYRNEENDSSTCKPPCLEKVLGSGSLSPPKLGAPRCTSTRSSSSSCSTGEATAAENQGPDKGPEPELSPQTQSQPQVEPLTATEHSDPKVEPEEQGGREERRETRGSKTGNLVVYMTLNPSQPDSSNTSMCSIDSADDLKSSNSECSSTETFDFPPPGDLHSPPAPGTSSAVTDTSPAPTEEKTPRKSQKVFSKNVSKCVSLDGRSICVGDIVWAKIYGFPWWPARVLGIQISRKDNGLLVRQEARVAWFGSPTTSFLALAQVAPFLESFQSRFDKKRKGLYRKAITEAAKAAKQLTPEVRALLTQFET, encoded by the exons ATGGCGGCCGTGGCTGCGGAGCCAGGAGCTGTTGCGGTATTAACAACAACAGCGGGGGACTGTGGTGAGCTCGAACCGGTGCCAGCTGTGCCGGGGGCCAAACTCGACTCCGATGCAACGCAGCAGTACGCGCCAGTAATAGACCTTGTTCACCAACTCAAGGATGGGGATGCAGTTCAGGAATGCAGCCAGGTCCAAATGGAGCTAGTGAGCAGGCCAGACCAAGAAGCCGCGGGAAAAGTCCTCGCTGCTTGTGCAGAGGATGAACACATCGAtacaggatgtctcatggtcggCGTAGAAAATACCGATAACCATTCTCGCGAGGGCTATGGTTCGAAATACACAATGTCGAGGGCAGAACGTTTGAAACAATTTTTTTCGCCTAATGTTGATCCTGCAAACGAGCTCAGTAAGCACGAGCCCTACGCCTGCCATCAGAATAGCTCCATCTCCGATTCACAGCCATCGGTGGTCTTTTTGCATTCGTTCCCTGCGCATCCTGTGACTACGGAGGCTGGGCTGTCGTTGGCAGAACCAGCAGAGCCCATGACCAATTACTATCAAAACACAGAATTAACCCAACCTACTATTATCGAATGTGACTATAGAGCTTTAATCAAACCGTCCCACGAGGCTGAACTGGAGCCCGAATCAGCAGATGATGCTCCTTCTGGTACCGAGTACAAGGCCGAGTCTTCGGAAGATGCCTCTCTTGAACATCCCCAGTCCATAGAACACGTCGACTCTCTGCCAGTTCTAGAGAAGGAGACACTCCTTGGAACACCCATGGAAACTGGATACATTTATGACTTTTTGAGCATCACAAACCAGAACTCTCCGAGTCCCGAGCTTCCTGTAATGGCAGTGGGTCAGGTTCCCTCCTCGGCAGAACTTGGGGACTCGTGCTCACGACAGCGGAGTTTGGAAACGAACTTCCACGAGAGCGAGACGGTATTGAAACCCCCTCACCCCGTGCCCGTTGCTGAAACTGAGGAGGTACAGTCCGAGTCAGTGGACAATCTGATACCTGGTTCCGAAGTTCGAGTATCTCTGGATCACATCATCGACGACGCACTGGTGGTGTCCTTTCGGTTAGGCGAGAAGATCTTCTCTGGGGTTCTGATGGACCTCTCTAAAAG GTTTGGACCCTATGGAATTCCAATCACTGTGTTCCCAAAGAGAGAATACAAGGATAAACCTGAATCTATGCAGCTAAAGACAGAAACATTCCAGCCAGAGAAGGTGGAAAAGCCAGTCCAGGAAAACCCTGACAGCCAAGTTATCGCAATCCCCGAACCAAACCCTGACCCCCAGCCTAAGCCTAACCCATGGACTTCAAAACCTCCGCCACTGTTTCAGGAGGGAGCCCCTTACCCTCCGCCATTGTTCATCAGGGACACCTACAACCAGTCGTTACCTCAGCCGCCCCCCCGCAAGATCAAGCGGCCCAAGCGCAGGCTGTATCGCGAGGAGCCCACCTCTATCATGAACGCCATCAAGTTGCGGCCCCGCCAGGTGCTCTGTGACAAGTGCAAGGGGACTGTCATGACCGTGGACAAGAGGGAGCCACGTAGAGGCCCTGTGTCGGACTCTAGGGGCGAGGACGCCAAGCGGAGACGCAACGACAGTGCAGCTACTGTCAGCAAGCGGCCGCGTAATGAACCTCGCTCTGAGGAGAAGCGCCATGCTGCTGAGGTGTCCAAACGGCAGGCCTCAGGGATTcgagtctcctcttcctcttctctgggCCAGGTGAAGGGCGGAGCTGGAGGGAACAGGGTTCTGAGGACAACATCCACCACAACAACATCACCGGTCAACAGCAGCTCCAGAGTCCAGCTCAATGCCAAGAAAGTGCTGCAGAGCAAAAATGTTGATCACTCCAAGGCACGGGAGGTGCTGAAACTGGCCAAGGCgcagaagaggcagagagaggctacAGTGGTCACCGGTAGCAGTGGCAACGCCAAGACGATGACGAGGGCCGCTGCCCTGCAGGAGGCCCACGCCCACCAGAAGGTCCACTTCACCCGGCGGCTGCAGCAGATCAGCGGGGTGGGACCAAGCAACGCCACCCCTCTCCCACCCAGGATGCGCATCAAGCCCCAAAGGTACCGTAATGAAGAGAATGACTCTTCTACATGTAAGCCGCCTTGCCTCGAGAAAGTGCTGGGAAGTGGCAGTTTGTCCCCTCCAAAGCTAGGCGCGCCCCGCTGCACCTCCAcgcgctcctcctcctcctcctgctccacaGGCGAGGCCACTGCTGCTGAAAACCAGGGTCCAGATAAAGGGCCAGAACCTGAGCTCAGTCCTCAGACCCAATCCCAGCCCCAAGTGGAACCCCTCACAGCCACGGAGCACAGTGACCCCAAGGTGGAGCCAGAGGAGCAGGGGGGGCGGGAGGAGAGGCGGGAGACGCGCGGCAGCAAGACTGGCAACCTTGTGGTGTACATGACCCTTAACCCCAGCCAGCCTGACTCTTCTAATACCTCCATGTGCAGCATTGATAGTGCAGATGACTTAAAGTCTTCAAACTCAGAGTGTAGCTCCACCGAGACCTTTGACTTTCCCCCTCCCGGTGATTTGCACTCGCCCCCCGCCCCCGGCACGTCCTCAGCAGTCACTGACACCTCGCCTGCACCTACGGAGGAGAAAACCCCTCGTAAATCTCAGAAAGTGTTTTCCAAAAATGTGTCTAAGTGTGTCTCTCTGGACGGCAGAAGCATTTGCGTAGGGGACATCGTTTGGGCCAAAATATATGGTTTTCCTTGGTGGCCAGCCCGCGTCTTAGGCATCCAGATCAGCCGCAAAGATAATGGGCTCTTAGTCAGGCAGGAGGCCCGTGTCGCCTGGTTCGGTTCACCCACCACCTCCTTCCTGGCACTTGCACAGGTCGCCCCCTTTCTAGAAAGCTTCCAGTCACGCTTCGACAAGAAGAGAAAGGGCTTGTACCGTAAAGCCATCACAGAGGCAGCCAAGGCTGCCAAGCAGCTCACTCCTGAGGTTCGCGCCTTGCTTACGCAATTCGAGACGTGA